One Oryza glaberrima chromosome 11, OglaRS2, whole genome shotgun sequence genomic region harbors:
- the LOC127755404 gene encoding dirigent protein 2-like, giving the protein MAKEIVVMSVLLFVLAATTKADTQSGYGPRCSSLCNSSAPTHIHFYFHDKITGPSPSAVQVVSPPNKTSPTSFGTVYVMDDPLTEGPDPRSKPVGRAQGMYLSSDQVRIGFLQAMNIVLTAGLYNGSVITVLGSNHISDSIREMPVVGGTSAFRFARGYAQARTYFLDSNGLDAIVEYNVYVFH; this is encoded by the coding sequence ATGGCAAAGGAAATAGTAGTGATGAGTGTGCTCCTTTTTGTGCTGGCCGCCACTACTAAGGCCGACACGCAAAGCGGGTATGGGCCTAGGTGTAGCTCCTTATGCAATAGTTCAGCGCCGACACACATACACTTCTACTTCCATGACAAGATTACCGGCCCCTCGCCATCCGCTGTGCAGGTGGTCAGCCCACCAAACAAAACATCACCAACCTCTTTCGGGACGGTGTATGTCATGGATGACCCATTGACCGAGGGGCCTGACCCAAGGTCCAAGCCCGTGGGTCGAGCCCAGGGCATGTACCTCTCATCAGACCAAGTCCGGATAGGCTTCCTACAGGCTATGAACATCGTGCTCACTGCTGGGCTGTACAATGGCAGCGTGATAACCGTGCTCGGCAGCAACCACATATCCGACAGTATCCGTGAGATGCCGGTTGTCGGCGGCACCAGCGCTTTCCGCTTCGCTCGTGGCTATGCCCAAGCCCGCACCTACTTTCTTGACTCAAATGGACTTGACGCCATCGTGGAGTACAACGTCTATGTCTTCCATTGA
- the LOC127754646 gene encoding dirigent protein 21-like, translating into MAKRLALMLMIFLVLGASCKGHTHGGPGPSPSGHGSEPTHLHFYFYEKVSGPSPSAVTMVNPPDNTSNTLFGMVVVLDDLLTVGPNPRSKPVGRAQGMYVSSDQTRIGLLMATNNGSMITVLGSNHIVDDVREMPIVGGTGAFRFARGYVQAHTYVGPNHKN; encoded by the coding sequence ATGGCAAAGAGATTAGCACTAATGCTTATGATCTTCCTTGTGCTGGGAGCCAGTTGTAAGGGCCACACACATGGCGGGCCTGGGCCTAGCCCCTCAGGCCATGGCTCCGAGCCGACACACCTACACTTCTACTTCTACGAGAAGGTCAGCGGCCCTTCCCCATCGGCGGTCACGATGGTGAACCCGCCGGACAACACGTCAAATACCTTGTTCGGGATGGTTGTGGTCCTCGACGACCTACTAACTGTGGGGCCCAATCCGAGGTCCAAGCCCGTGGGCCGAGCCCAGGGCATGTACGTCTCGTCAGACCAAACCCGGATCGGGCTCCTGATGGCAACAAACAACGGCAGCATGATTACCGTGCTCGGCAGCAACCACATAGTGGACGATGTCCGTGAGATGCCGATCGTCGGAGGCACCGGCGCCTTCCGCTTTGCTCGAGGATATGTGCAGGCACACACCTATGTAGGACCAAATcataagaactaa